One Bacillota bacterium DNA window includes the following coding sequences:
- the sucD gene encoding succinate--CoA ligase subunit alpha, producing the protein MGIFVGEHTRLVVQGITGREGRFHAGRMKEYGTNVVAGMTPGRGGTDVDGVPVYDTVLEAVKETGANTSCIFVPASAAADAASEALAAGIETVVCITEGIPTLDVMSVLDAAKAQALKGRIIGPNCPGLVTCGKALVGIMPGNIFTPGPVGLISRSGTLTYEVVNLLTSKGIGQSTCIGVGGDPIIGTNFVDCLAEFERDPETRVVVLIGEIGGQDEEDAAAFIKDNVSKPVVAFVSGRTAPPGKRMGHAGAIVSGSMGTAESKVRAFREAGVPVADSIADIADLVAKALGR; encoded by the coding sequence ATGGGTATTTTCGTGGGAGAACACACGAGGCTCGTGGTGCAGGGGATCACGGGCAGGGAAGGACGGTTTCACGCGGGACGAATGAAGGAGTACGGGACGAACGTGGTCGCGGGGATGACTCCGGGGCGGGGAGGCACTGACGTAGACGGCGTTCCCGTGTACGATACTGTGCTCGAAGCCGTGAAAGAGACGGGCGCCAACACATCGTGCATATTCGTGCCGGCTTCAGCGGCCGCGGATGCCGCGTCTGAGGCCCTTGCCGCAGGGATCGAGACGGTCGTGTGCATCACCGAGGGCATTCCCACCCTGGACGTAATGAGCGTCCTCGACGCTGCCAAGGCTCAGGCGTTAAAGGGGAGGATCATAGGCCCGAACTGCCCGGGCCTCGTGACGTGTGGCAAGGCGCTCGTCGGCATCATGCCCGGCAACATTTTCACTCCTGGGCCCGTTGGCCTCATCTCCAGGAGCGGAACCCTCACGTATGAGGTAGTGAACCTGCTCACGTCGAAGGGGATAGGCCAGTCCACGTGCATCGGGGTCGGAGGTGACCCCATAATCGGGACGAACTTCGTTGACTGCCTTGCCGAATTCGAGCGCGATCCCGAGACCAGGGTGGTGGTGCTCATCGGCGAGATCGGAGGCCAAGACGAGGAGGACGCGGCGGCGTTCATCAAGGACAACGTGAGCAAACCCGTGGTGGCGTTCGTATCTGGGCGCACTGCGCCGCCTGGGAAACGCATGGGGCACGCGGGCGCCATAGTGTCTGGCAGCATGGGAACAGCCGAATCGAAGGTGAGGGCGTTCCGTGAAGCAGGGGTGCCTGTCGCCGATAGCATCGCGGACATCGCGGATCTGGTGGCGAAGGCGTTGGGCCGGTGA